The Gillisia sp. Hel_I_86 genome has a segment encoding these proteins:
- a CDS encoding C40 family peptidase, whose product MNVFKKSNLLALIGLLAIASCNEKAEEKKDNKAEAYIAEVKQEYAPDKRVALFDVEAMQSNDTYILKGESNLPNAVKALKEKLNSEGISFTDSIQLLPSANVEGKTNGLIKISVANLRGEGKHSAELVTQATLGTPVTILKNNGGWSLIQTPEGYISWVDNGGVIELTDAEFSKWKAADKIIYLNPYGKSFENADTKSQVVSDLVAGDILEVLSNKNGFFEVMYPDGKKAFVDKADATPYLDWVASVDQSGEDLVATAKKMMGLPYLWGGTSPKGVDCSGFTKTIFFLNGLIIPRDASQQVHTGKLIDSTKNFTDLVAGDLLFFGRKATDSTSERVIHVGMWIGDQKFIHSMGNVHISTMDTTAADFDEYNYNRYLRTKRITDQEGNGLLYLSKKDIFMTKNDSTLVKG is encoded by the coding sequence ATGAACGTATTTAAAAAGAGCAATTTATTAGCCTTAATAGGGCTTTTAGCAATTGCTTCCTGTAATGAGAAAGCAGAAGAAAAAAAAGACAATAAAGCTGAAGCTTATATTGCAGAGGTAAAACAGGAATATGCTCCAGATAAAAGAGTCGCCTTATTCGATGTGGAAGCCATGCAATCTAACGACACCTATATTTTAAAAGGGGAATCAAATTTACCAAATGCAGTAAAGGCCTTAAAGGAAAAATTAAATTCGGAAGGAATTTCTTTTACAGATAGTATTCAACTACTTCCTTCAGCAAATGTAGAAGGGAAGACTAACGGACTGATAAAAATATCTGTAGCCAATTTAAGGGGAGAAGGAAAACATTCCGCAGAGCTTGTTACGCAGGCTACATTGGGAACCCCAGTAACAATCTTAAAAAATAATGGTGGCTGGAGTCTAATTCAAACCCCAGAAGGATATATTTCTTGGGTAGACAACGGAGGAGTAATTGAATTGACCGATGCTGAGTTTTCTAAATGGAAGGCTGCAGATAAGATCATTTATTTAAACCCTTATGGGAAATCTTTTGAAAATGCAGATACGAAGAGTCAAGTTGTTTCAGATCTTGTGGCTGGAGACATTTTGGAAGTTTTAAGCAATAAAAATGGGTTTTTTGAGGTAATGTATCCAGACGGCAAAAAAGCTTTTGTAGACAAAGCCGATGCGACACCTTATCTTGATTGGGTGGCTTCCGTAGATCAATCTGGGGAAGATTTGGTAGCTACGGCAAAAAAAATGATGGGATTACCTTATTTGTGGGGTGGCACTTCTCCTAAAGGAGTAGATTGTAGTGGTTTTACCAAAACAATATTTTTCTTGAATGGGTTGATAATTCCACGAGATGCTTCACAACAAGTGCATACTGGTAAATTAATAGATTCTACTAAGAACTTTACAGATCTTGTTGCCGGAGACCTTTTATTCTTCGGAAGAAAAGCTACAGACTCTACTTCAGAAAGAGTAATCCATGTAGGTATGTGGATTGGAGATCAAAAATTCATTCATTCTATGGGAAATGTTCATATAAGTACTATGGATACTACTGCCGCAGATTTTGATGAATATAATTATAATAGATACTTAAGAACTAAAAGAATAACTGATCAGGAAGGAAATGGGCTATTATATCTATCCAAAAAGGATATTTTCATGACCAAAAATGATTCTACTTTGGTTAAAGGATAA
- a CDS encoding dipeptide epimerase, with protein MKIEFYTYNLELKNTFTISHGSRDFQETLIVALSEGEFTGYGEAAATVYYGVSTKAMIASIKSVETIIAGNIHLKPEELWELTFPHLQDNPFAQCALDISMHDLHGKRNKQPLYKLWGLNLKNIPLTNYTIGIDSVEKMVEKIEEFPWPLYKIKLGTEDDVAIIKELRKHTNSVFRVDANGAWTAEQTIKNSELLKDLNVEFIEQPLNPKDLEGMAEVYKNSVLPLIADESCIAETDVAKCKDYFHGVNIKLTKCAGLTPARRMIAEAKKLNMKVMVGCMTESTVGISAIAQLLPLLDYVDMDGALLLKTDIADGVKVYDEKVHFPERNGTGAKLLIPR; from the coding sequence ATGAAAATTGAATTCTACACATATAACCTGGAGCTTAAAAACACCTTTACCATAAGTCATGGTTCCAGGGATTTTCAGGAGACCTTAATAGTTGCTTTATCCGAAGGTGAATTTACCGGGTATGGAGAAGCTGCGGCAACGGTTTATTATGGAGTTTCTACAAAGGCAATGATAGCTTCCATCAAATCTGTAGAAACTATCATTGCAGGAAATATTCATTTAAAACCCGAAGAACTTTGGGAACTCACCTTTCCACATTTACAGGACAATCCATTTGCCCAATGTGCACTGGATATTTCCATGCATGATCTTCATGGAAAAAGAAATAAACAACCACTTTATAAATTATGGGGTTTAAATCTTAAAAATATCCCCCTTACCAATTATACCATCGGAATAGATTCTGTTGAAAAAATGGTCGAAAAGATCGAGGAATTTCCATGGCCTTTATATAAAATTAAATTAGGGACAGAAGATGATGTTGCAATTATCAAAGAACTTAGAAAACATACCAATTCTGTTTTTAGGGTAGATGCCAACGGCGCTTGGACGGCAGAGCAAACCATTAAGAATTCGGAATTGTTGAAAGATCTAAATGTAGAATTTATAGAACAACCTTTAAACCCAAAAGATCTGGAGGGAATGGCAGAGGTGTATAAAAATTCGGTCTTACCATTAATAGCAGATGAAAGTTGTATTGCAGAGACCGATGTTGCAAAATGTAAAGATTATTTTCATGGGGTCAATATTAAATTGACCAAGTGTGCAGGATTAACTCCGGCACGACGAATGATCGCCGAGGCCAAGAAATTGAATATGAAGGTGATGGTTGGATGTATGACCGAATCTACAGTAGGTATTTCGGCAATTGCACAATTATTACCTTTGTTGGATTATGTAGATATGGACGGCGCACTTTTATTAAAAACGGATATTGCCGATGGGGTAAAAGTATATGATGAAAAAGTGCATTTTCCAGAGAGAAATGGAACCGGAGCAAAATTATTAATCCCTCGTTGA
- a CDS encoding sodium:solute symporter, with protein sequence MTPLLVFGVIAGYFVLLLIISYFTSQKADNTTFFTANRRSPWFLVAYGMVGASLSGVSFISVPGEVGNSNWTYLQFVMGNMVGYAVIAFVLIPLFYRLQLVSIYEYLRDRFGKNSYLAGASFFLISQTIGASFRLFLAAVVLQIAFFDAFGIPFFVTVLTTILLIWLYTFRGGIKTIVWTDTLQTTFLLAAVIISIIVIINHMDLNIGEVFSLVSKNKMSTVFDWDWRSNRNFFKTFLAGIFITIAMNGLDQNVMQKNLTCKSKKDAQKNIFWFSLIFFFSTLLFLALGVLLYQYAIDQNILLPESTDELYPTLAQNYFGTFAGIVFLIGIVAAAFSSADSALTALTTSFCVDILDISKRKTNQKKTRSLVHIGFSLLMFVVIIIFNSLNDSSVVSAVFKVAGFTYGPLLGLFAFGLLCKREVKDKWVPLVCVLSPILSFILDQNSEIWFYGYKFGFEILLVNAAITCLGLALLYKREPGFL encoded by the coding sequence ATGACCCCATTATTGGTTTTTGGCGTAATAGCAGGATATTTTGTTTTATTACTTATTATCAGTTATTTTACCTCTCAAAAGGCAGATAATACCACATTTTTCACCGCTAACAGAAGGTCTCCTTGGTTTCTAGTAGCCTACGGAATGGTGGGTGCCTCTTTGTCTGGAGTAAGCTTTATTTCGGTGCCTGGAGAAGTGGGGAATTCCAATTGGACCTATTTGCAGTTTGTAATGGGTAATATGGTGGGATATGCCGTGATTGCCTTTGTACTTATCCCTTTGTTTTATAGACTTCAACTGGTTTCTATTTATGAATATCTCAGGGACAGATTTGGCAAGAACTCTTATTTGGCAGGTGCTTCCTTCTTTTTGATCTCACAAACGATCGGGGCTTCTTTTAGATTGTTTTTGGCAGCAGTGGTATTACAAATCGCCTTTTTTGATGCCTTTGGAATTCCATTTTTTGTCACGGTCCTAACCACTATTCTCCTTATCTGGTTGTATACTTTTAGAGGCGGAATTAAAACCATTGTATGGACAGATACGCTTCAAACCACTTTTCTATTAGCCGCTGTAATTATCAGTATCATTGTGATTATTAATCATATGGATCTCAATATAGGAGAGGTTTTTAGTTTGGTTTCAAAAAATAAAATGTCTACCGTTTTTGATTGGGACTGGAGATCTAACCGTAATTTCTTTAAAACCTTCTTGGCAGGGATATTTATTACTATTGCTATGAACGGGCTGGATCAAAATGTGATGCAGAAAAACCTTACATGCAAAAGCAAGAAGGATGCCCAAAAAAATATTTTCTGGTTCTCTTTAATTTTCTTTTTTTCAACTTTATTATTTTTAGCTTTAGGGGTATTGCTTTATCAATATGCCATAGATCAAAATATATTATTGCCAGAAAGTACAGATGAACTATATCCAACGCTAGCTCAAAATTATTTTGGCACTTTCGCCGGAATTGTATTCTTAATTGGTATTGTGGCAGCAGCTTTTTCCAGTGCAGATTCGGCATTAACTGCGCTTACCACTTCCTTTTGTGTAGATATTTTAGATATATCCAAACGAAAGACCAATCAGAAAAAAACAAGATCTTTGGTACACATAGGTTTTTCATTATTGATGTTCGTGGTGATCATAATTTTTAATTCCTTAAATGATAGTAGCGTTGTAAGTGCTGTTTTTAAAGTGGCAGGTTTTACATATGGACCGTTATTAGGCTTGTTTGCTTTTGGTTTATTATGTAAGCGTGAAGTAAAGGATAAATGGGTACCCCTTGTATGTGTGCTTTCACCAATCCTTTCTTTTATACTAGATCAAAATTCAGAAATTTGGTTTTACGGCTATAAATTCGGATTTGAAATATTGTTGGTAAATGCCGCAATTACTTGTTTGGGTCTGGCGCTTTTATACAAGAGAGAACCTGGATTTTTGTAA
- a CDS encoding glycoside hydrolase family 10 protein, producing the protein MNKNNFIITALLFCIILISGCAAKKKGVNPKPKASTEIKNEIPRAAHPENKTEDLEGGAPVRNPAEKAPYLMREFRAAWIATVANINWPSKSGLSTQQQQDEAIKLLDFLKDHNYNAVIFQARPQADALYQSDLEPWSFFLSGEVGKAPSPYYDPLDFWIEAAHNRGMELHVWLNPYRAHHTTGGQISEKSLVKKHPEFVVELKNGMWWMDPSKQATQDHSTAVVMDIVKRYDIDGIHFDDYFYPYASYNNGQDFPDSESYRAYLKTGGKLTKPDWRRDEVNGFVKRIYKEIKAEKPEVKFGISPFGIWRPGYPKSISGMDQYNELYADAKLWLNKGWIDYFTPQLYWKINQTAQSFPVLLGWWDTENTQKRHLWPGLNIDYGGDAENIDETINQIMLTRGMVAESKGTVHWSIGPLLKYPNLAKALIDGPYKKQALVPASPWLDEVLPEAPSVSLKIEGNTVKISWNHSESEEVANWVVFYKYGNNWDYKILDRMKNYIEFSHYSKEKEKKDPLTFIGVTAVNRAGNQSTFNEIKIEAK; encoded by the coding sequence ATGAACAAGAACAATTTTATAATAACAGCACTGCTGTTTTGTATAATTCTTATAAGCGGTTGTGCGGCCAAGAAAAAGGGCGTTAACCCTAAGCCTAAAGCCTCCACGGAAATCAAAAATGAAATTCCGAGAGCTGCGCATCCTGAAAATAAAACTGAGGATTTGGAAGGAGGGGCGCCAGTTAGAAATCCAGCTGAAAAAGCTCCTTATCTAATGCGCGAATTTCGTGCAGCTTGGATTGCCACTGTAGCAAATATCAATTGGCCAAGTAAGTCTGGTTTGTCTACACAACAGCAGCAGGATGAAGCAATAAAATTATTGGATTTTTTAAAAGATCATAATTATAATGCTGTGATCTTCCAGGCAAGACCTCAGGCAGATGCTTTGTATCAAAGTGATTTGGAACCATGGTCTTTCTTTTTATCCGGAGAGGTTGGCAAAGCTCCAAGCCCGTATTACGACCCTCTTGATTTTTGGATAGAAGCGGCGCATAACAGAGGTATGGAACTACATGTGTGGCTGAATCCTTATAGGGCACATCATACTACCGGGGGGCAAATTAGTGAAAAATCCTTGGTTAAAAAGCACCCGGAATTTGTAGTGGAATTGAAAAATGGAATGTGGTGGATGGATCCTTCTAAACAGGCAACCCAAGATCATTCTACAGCCGTGGTTATGGATATCGTGAAAAGATATGATATAGACGGAATCCATTTCGACGATTATTTCTATCCATATGCATCTTATAATAATGGGCAGGATTTCCCAGATTCAGAAAGTTATCGAGCCTATTTAAAAACGGGAGGAAAACTTACTAAACCAGACTGGCGAAGAGATGAAGTAAATGGTTTTGTGAAGCGTATTTACAAAGAAATTAAAGCTGAAAAACCAGAAGTAAAGTTTGGGATTAGTCCCTTTGGAATATGGAGACCGGGCTACCCAAAATCTATTTCAGGAATGGATCAGTACAACGAGCTGTATGCCGATGCTAAATTGTGGCTCAACAAAGGTTGGATAGATTATTTTACTCCGCAGTTGTACTGGAAGATCAATCAAACTGCACAAAGTTTCCCTGTATTATTGGGTTGGTGGGACACCGAGAACACTCAAAAAAGGCATTTATGGCCTGGCTTGAATATAGATTATGGGGGCGATGCCGAAAACATAGATGAAACCATCAACCAAATTATGTTGACTCGAGGGATGGTTGCAGAAAGTAAGGGAACAGTTCATTGGAGTATTGGTCCGTTATTGAAATACCCAAATCTAGCTAAGGCTTTGATAGATGGTCCATATAAAAAGCAAGCCTTGGTTCCTGCGAGTCCGTGGTTGGATGAAGTCTTGCCGGAAGCTCCTTCCGTCTCATTAAAAATTGAAGGGAATACAGTAAAAATTTCTTGGAATCATTCAGAATCAGAGGAGGTAGCTAATTGGGTGGTTTTCTATAAATATGGAAATAATTGGGATTATAAGATTCTTGACAGAATGAAAAACTATATCGAATTCTCTCATTACTCAAAGGAAAAAGAGAAAAAAGATCCGTTAACCTTTATTGGTGTTACCGCGGTAAATAGAGCTGGAAACCAAAGCACTTTCAACGAAATTAAGATTGAAGCTAAATAG
- the murQ gene encoding N-acetylmuramic acid 6-phosphate etherase codes for MNQKTTEQSSNYEDLDKMSTSELLKNINAEDKKVPEAIEKIIPKIEEFVNITVSKIAEENGRLFYIGAGTSGRLGVLDASECPPTFGVSDDVIIGLIAGGDVALRKAVENAEDNDNQAWEDLQKFNIDKNDVLIGIAASGTTPYVIGGVKRARENGLVTGCITNNANSPLSKAVEFPIEIVVGPEFVTSSTRMKSGTSQKLVLNMISTAVMIKLGRVKGNKMVDMQLSNNKLVDRGIRMIMAEMYVDHATAAKLLKEHKSVRAVFRDHKTNL; via the coding sequence ATGAATCAGAAAACCACAGAGCAAAGTTCTAATTACGAGGATCTGGACAAAATGAGCACTTCAGAATTGTTGAAAAACATAAATGCTGAAGACAAAAAAGTTCCGGAGGCGATCGAGAAAATAATTCCGAAGATAGAGGAGTTCGTGAACATCACTGTTTCAAAAATAGCAGAAGAAAATGGAAGGCTTTTCTATATAGGTGCAGGAACTAGCGGAAGATTGGGGGTATTGGATGCATCAGAATGTCCACCAACTTTTGGAGTATCAGACGATGTGATAATAGGTTTGATAGCAGGGGGAGATGTTGCTTTAAGAAAAGCGGTAGAAAATGCAGAAGATAACGACAATCAGGCCTGGGAAGACCTTCAAAAATTCAATATCGATAAAAATGATGTTTTAATAGGGATCGCAGCATCTGGAACAACCCCTTATGTTATTGGAGGAGTAAAGAGGGCAAGGGAGAACGGATTGGTTACTGGTTGTATTACAAATAACGCAAACTCCCCACTTTCTAAAGCAGTGGAATTTCCAATAGAAATAGTGGTAGGGCCCGAATTTGTTACCAGCAGTACCAGAATGAAATCCGGAACTTCCCAAAAATTGGTTCTAAACATGATCTCTACTGCTGTTATGATAAAACTAGGCAGGGTAAAAGGCAATAAAATGGTAGATATGCAGCTTTCCAATAATAAGTTGGTAGATCGCGGAATTAGAATGATTATGGCAGAAATGTATGTAGATCACGCAACAGCAGCAAAATTATTGAAAGAGCACAAAAGTGTAAGAGCAGTCTTTAGAGATCACAAAACCAATTTGTAA
- a CDS encoding sugar MFS transporter — MKDAINPNPTEVNPASQTNRSIIIIGALFFIFGFVTWLNSVLIPYLKIACELNNFEAYLVAFAFYISYLVMALPSAWILKLTGFKNGMSLGLLVMAVGALIFVPAAYSRTYELFLIGLFVQGTGLAILQTAANPYVTILGPIESAAKRISIMGICNKIAGAIAPIILGAIALKDVDALVENLKVMPAAQKIAELDLLSERVIVPYLIMMGVLIILAIMIYFSSLPEIDTEQEDEELAHTNSKKTSIFQFPHLLLGALALFLYVGVEVIAGDTVISYGVAQGISFVNAKFFTTYTLIAMLVGYIIGIVTIPKYLSQEKALKISAIIGIIFGLGAIFSDGFVSVLFISLLGLGNALVWPAIWPMSIAGLGRFTKIGSSFLIMAIAGGAIMPLVYGYFADLSSPQQAYWVVIPCYLFILYFATSGYKIRTN, encoded by the coding sequence ATGAAAGACGCTATTAATCCCAATCCCACCGAAGTAAATCCTGCCTCGCAAACCAATAGATCAATCATCATTATTGGTGCTTTGTTTTTCATTTTTGGATTTGTAACCTGGCTGAACTCGGTGCTTATCCCGTATTTAAAGATTGCTTGTGAGCTGAATAATTTTGAAGCGTATTTGGTGGCTTTTGCATTCTATATTTCCTATTTGGTAATGGCTTTGCCTTCTGCTTGGATCCTAAAACTCACGGGTTTCAAAAATGGAATGTCCTTAGGTTTGCTGGTAATGGCCGTGGGAGCTCTTATTTTTGTACCTGCAGCCTATTCCAGAACCTACGAATTGTTTTTAATAGGACTTTTTGTTCAGGGAACAGGATTAGCAATTCTTCAAACGGCTGCTAATCCATATGTCACCATTCTTGGACCTATAGAAAGTGCGGCAAAACGAATTAGCATCATGGGAATTTGCAATAAGATTGCCGGTGCTATTGCTCCAATTATTTTGGGAGCTATTGCACTTAAGGACGTGGATGCTTTAGTTGAAAATCTTAAAGTGATGCCCGCGGCTCAAAAAATAGCAGAATTGGACCTGCTTTCAGAAAGGGTGATCGTGCCTTATTTAATTATGATGGGCGTTCTTATCATACTTGCTATTATGATCTATTTTTCCTCTTTGCCCGAAATAGATACAGAGCAGGAAGATGAAGAATTGGCTCATACAAACAGTAAAAAAACAAGCATTTTTCAATTTCCACACTTATTATTGGGGGCATTGGCACTTTTTTTATACGTTGGAGTAGAGGTAATTGCGGGAGATACCGTGATAAGTTATGGAGTGGCACAAGGCATTTCTTTTGTCAATGCAAAATTCTTTACTACCTACACCCTGATTGCTATGTTGGTGGGTTATATAATTGGAATTGTAACTATTCCAAAATACCTCTCTCAGGAAAAAGCATTGAAGATCTCTGCTATTATAGGAATCATATTCGGGTTGGGAGCTATCTTCTCAGACGGTTTTGTTTCGGTATTATTTATTTCATTATTAGGATTAGGTAATGCATTGGTTTGGCCGGCAATCTGGCCAATGTCGATAGCGGGATTGGGAAGGTTTACCAAAATTGGATCTTCATTCTTAATTATGGCAATTGCCGGAGGCGCGATCATGCCGTTGGTTTATGGATATTTCGCCGATCTTTCTTCGCCACAACAAGCGTACTGGGTGGTAATTCCATGTTATTTGTTTATATTATATTTTGCTACATCGGGTTATAAAATAAGAACAAATTAA
- a CDS encoding IS4 family transposase, producing MRRGFTGLGDKRLVYRGNKILSDLFSKSVHSIRQLSRNESDAKAVYRFLQNDRVSEGDIVENLVHNCQMACAGKFVVCIQDTTEVNLSSHGNRINKDGFVGTTNAKNSQGLGFFIHPSLVLDAVSGTPYGYSDIKIWNRPLEFASKHERQYGKLPIEEKESYKWIEVSKNTQASLRGVVAGMVIVQDREGDIYEQFATIPDAQTDLLIRARTDRTLADGSKLFSCLADQPYQGSYEVQVDACAKTRRKKRIAKIEIRYKEVELKRTRAASKAVAPSIKLYLVEAKEANRTGPDRVCWRLLTSLPIETLEMAEMCVEWYKWRWTIEEVFKILKKEGYNIEASELEYGSSVRKLSLLIMEVIIKLFLMRLAYAVPEGEMSADSCFTEEEQTFLEHQIIRLEGRTEKQKNPYKEKGLKRYVWAIARLGGWKGYESKRHPGITTLWIGLKYFKAAMEGWTIHKDVSTR from the coding sequence ATGAGAAGGGGGTTCACAGGCTTAGGGGATAAACGGTTGGTTTATCGGGGCAACAAGATTTTATCGGACCTGTTCAGCAAGAGCGTCCATTCGATCCGTCAGCTCAGCAGGAACGAATCAGACGCAAAGGCCGTTTACCGTTTTTTGCAGAACGATAGGGTCAGTGAAGGAGATATAGTAGAGAACTTGGTACATAATTGCCAGATGGCTTGTGCGGGCAAATTTGTTGTCTGTATCCAAGATACCACGGAGGTCAACCTAAGCAGCCATGGTAATAGGATCAATAAAGATGGCTTTGTGGGCACGACCAATGCGAAGAATTCCCAGGGACTGGGGTTCTTCATCCACCCAAGTTTGGTCTTGGATGCCGTGAGCGGCACCCCCTACGGCTATTCTGATATAAAGATCTGGAACAGGCCCTTGGAGTTCGCATCAAAGCATGAAAGACAGTACGGCAAGCTGCCCATAGAAGAAAAAGAGTCCTATAAGTGGATAGAAGTTTCCAAAAACACACAGGCCTCGCTAAGGGGCGTGGTAGCGGGAATGGTGATCGTACAAGATAGGGAAGGCGATATCTACGAACAGTTTGCAACCATACCAGATGCACAAACAGATCTATTGATAAGGGCCCGTACGGATAGGACCTTGGCGGATGGGTCAAAATTGTTTAGCTGCCTGGCGGACCAACCCTATCAAGGATCCTATGAGGTACAGGTGGATGCCTGTGCAAAGACCAGAAGAAAAAAAAGGATTGCAAAAATTGAAATCAGATATAAAGAGGTGGAACTTAAAAGGACCAGGGCGGCAAGCAAAGCAGTGGCACCCAGCATAAAACTATACCTGGTAGAGGCCAAAGAGGCGAACCGTACCGGGCCGGACAGGGTGTGCTGGAGGTTGTTGACAAGCCTGCCCATAGAGACTCTGGAAATGGCAGAAATGTGCGTGGAATGGTATAAGTGGAGGTGGACCATAGAAGAGGTGTTCAAGATATTAAAAAAAGAGGGCTACAATATCGAGGCGTCAGAGCTGGAGTATGGGTCATCGGTAAGAAAACTGAGCTTGTTGATAATGGAGGTCATCATCAAACTGTTCTTGATGCGGCTGGCGTATGCGGTACCAGAAGGAGAGATGAGCGCCGATAGCTGTTTCACGGAAGAAGAACAAACGTTTTTAGAGCACCAGATAATAAGACTGGAAGGTAGGACAGAGAAACAAAAAAACCCGTACAAGGAAAAAGGGCTAAAGAGATATGTTTGGGCGATAGCAAGACTTGGCGGATGGAAAGGCTATGAAAGCAAAAGGCATCCGGGCATAACGACCCTATGGATAGGATTGAAATATTTTAAGGCTGCCATGGAAGGGTGGACCATTCATAAAGATGTGTCCACACGATAG
- the lepA gene encoding translation elongation factor 4 — translation MKNIRNFCIIAHIDHGKSTLADRLLEFTGSVTDRESQAQLLDSMDLERERGITIKSHAIQMDYTYKGEQYVLNLIDTPGHVDFSYEVSRSIAACEGALLIVDAAQSIQAQTISNLYLALENDLEIIPVLNKVDLPSANVEVVTDDIVELLGCKIEDVIPASAKTGIGIEEILSAIIERIPAPTGKIDAPLRALIFDSVYNPFRGVETYFRVINGSIKKGQHIKFVATGKDYFADEVGTLRLKQDPKKEIKAGDVGYLITGIKEAREVKVGDTITDAKNPTTEAVAGFEDVKPMVFAGIYPVDTEDYEDLRSSMEKLQLNDASLVFIPESSAALGFGFRCGFLGMLHLEIIQERLEREFDMTVITTVPNVSYHAFTHKNPETKILVNNPSDLPDPSSLNRVEEPYIKASIITKADFVGSVMSLCIDKRGQITNQTYLTPERVELTFDMPLAEIVFDFYDRLKTVSRGYASFDYSPIGMRASKLVKVDVLLNGSIVDALSALLHADNAYDIGKKMCEKLRELIPRQQFDIPIQAAIGAKIISRETVKALRKDVTAKCYGGDISRKRKLLEKQKKGKKRMRLVGNVEIPQEAFMAVLKLND, via the coding sequence ATGAAGAACATACGTAACTTTTGTATAATTGCCCATATAGACCACGGGAAAAGCACCCTCGCAGATAGATTGTTGGAGTTTACAGGATCTGTGACCGATCGTGAAAGTCAGGCTCAATTACTGGATAGTATGGATCTGGAACGAGAGCGGGGAATAACAATTAAAAGTCACGCGATCCAGATGGATTATACATATAAAGGGGAACAATATGTATTGAACCTTATTGATACTCCCGGACATGTGGATTTCTCTTATGAAGTTTCGCGATCCATCGCAGCTTGTGAGGGTGCTTTGTTGATTGTAGATGCAGCACAAAGTATCCAAGCGCAAACAATTTCGAATTTATATTTGGCTTTGGAAAACGACCTGGAGATTATCCCTGTTCTTAACAAAGTCGACCTTCCAAGTGCAAATGTGGAAGTGGTAACCGATGATATAGTAGAATTATTAGGGTGTAAAATAGAAGATGTAATTCCCGCCAGTGCTAAAACCGGGATAGGAATTGAGGAGATCCTCTCTGCAATTATCGAGCGTATTCCTGCGCCTACCGGCAAAATAGACGCCCCACTTAGGGCATTGATCTTCGATTCTGTTTACAATCCGTTTAGAGGTGTGGAAACGTATTTTAGAGTTATAAATGGTTCGATCAAAAAAGGACAACACATAAAATTTGTTGCTACAGGAAAAGATTATTTCGCAGATGAGGTTGGTACCTTAAGATTGAAACAGGATCCAAAAAAAGAAATTAAAGCGGGAGATGTTGGATATTTAATTACCGGAATTAAAGAAGCCCGCGAGGTAAAAGTAGGAGATACGATTACCGATGCGAAAAACCCAACCACGGAAGCCGTTGCCGGGTTCGAAGATGTAAAACCGATGGTATTTGCGGGGATATATCCTGTAGATACCGAAGATTATGAGGATTTGCGTTCTTCTATGGAAAAACTTCAGCTAAATGATGCTTCCTTGGTATTTATTCCAGAAAGCTCTGCAGCTCTAGGTTTTGGATTTAGATGTGGATTCTTGGGAATGCTTCACCTGGAAATTATTCAAGAAAGACTGGAGCGTGAATTTGATATGACGGTTATTACAACTGTCCCCAACGTATCTTACCATGCATTTACCCATAAAAACCCAGAGACAAAGATACTGGTAAACAATCCATCTGATCTTCCAGACCCATCAAGTTTAAATAGGGTGGAAGAACCTTATATAAAGGCTAGCATTATTACAAAAGCCGACTTTGTGGGGTCTGTAATGTCCTTATGTATTGATAAACGGGGACAAATCACCAACCAAACCTATCTTACTCCAGAACGCGTAGAATTGACTTTTGATATGCCTTTGGCTGAGATTGTTTTCGATTTTTACGATAGGCTCAAAACCGTTTCCAGAGGATATGCTTCTTTTGATTATTCTCCAATAGGAATGAGGGCATCCAAACTTGTAAAAGTGGATGTTTTGCTTAACGGAAGTATTGTTGATGCACTTTCTGCTTTGCTACATGCTGATAACGCTTATGATATTGGTAAGAAGATGTGCGAAAAGTTGAGGGAATTAATACCAAGACAACAATTTGATATCCCTATCCAGGCCGCTATTGGTGCAAAGATCATTTCTAGAGAGACTGTGAAAGCCTTGAGAAAGGATGTTACCGCGAAATGTTATGGTGGTGATATTTCCAGAAAGAGAAAATTATTGGAAAAACAGAAAAAAGGTAAAAAACGTATGCGATTGGTAGGAAATGTAGAAATTCCCCAAGAGGCGTTTATGGCAGTTCTTAAACTGAACGATTAA